The Pyrus communis chromosome 9, drPyrComm1.1, whole genome shotgun sequence genome has a segment encoding these proteins:
- the LOC137745117 gene encoding ras-related protein RABE1a-like, protein MAAPPARARADYDYLIKLLLIGDSGVGKSCLLLRFSDGSFTTSFITTIGIDFKIRTIELDGKRIKLQIWDTAGQERFRTITTAYYRGAMGILLVYDVTDESSFNNIRNWIRNIEQHASDNVNKILVGNKADMDESKRAVPTSKGQALADEYGIKFFETSAKTNLNVEEVFFSIARDIKQRLADTDSRAEPQTIKINQPDQGAGAAQAAQHSACCGS, encoded by the exons ATGGCTGCTCCACCTGCCAGAGCTCGAGCTGATTACGATTACCTCATAAAACTCCTCCTGATCGGCGACAGCG GTGTGGGTAAGAGTTGCCTTCTTCTGCGTTTCTCTGATGGGTCCTTTACAACTAGTTTCATTACAACCATTGG TATTGATTTCAAGATAAGGACCATAGAGCTTGATGGGAAAAGAATTAAATTGCAAATTTGGGATACTGCTGGTCAAGAACGGTTTCGAACAATTACAACTG CTTACTACCGTGGAGCCATGGGTATTTTGCTTGTGTATGATGTCACTGACGAATCATCGTTTAACA ACATTAGGAATTGGATTCGTAACATAGAACAGCATGCTTCTGACAATGTCAACAAGATCCTTGTGGGTAACAAGGCTGACATGGATGAAAGCAAAAGG GCTGTCCCCACGTCGAAGGGTCAAGCCCTTGCTGACGAATATGGCATCAAATTCTTTGAGACC AGtgcaaagacaaatttgaatgtGGAAGAGGTCTTCTTTTCAATAGCTAGGGATATCAAGCAAAGACTCGCCGATACTGACTCGAGGGCTGAG CCTCAGACAATCAAGATTAACCAACCAGACCAGGGAGCTGGGGCTGCTCAAGCTGCCCAACACTCAGCGTGTTGCGGTTCTTAA
- the LOC137745487 gene encoding uncharacterized protein isoform X3 yields the protein MAKGTGCLNEGEALYDNSSRIEPKRSHQWFMDGPEVGISPNKKQVVEVPNNNLYSGMLNANVSPWGNVPGFHSFSGQFAERLFDCEIDRAVKFDDTNIPSVGTEKMNLARKVNEDLFGNDSSFGLSMSNTLEDPRSSPNYGGFRKVKVSEVKDSENGMPFSIGQTYIQADNDAMLASQSYKAKDNSASTGPIYKKGDDNFISMSDTYSRADNSFISMGQPFNKGDESISFGQSYKESNNTLLMGQTCNKSDNNIISIGQTYKVEENTISTDNFYNKGEESTISVGHATHAYSKGDNNMLSVGHSYNKREGTIISFGGCDDDDVNTSAVFGYELLMGQPFVKTETVNEKELGKSNSGAFVNVPHITAGNENVLKKIVEQKTSKKVPPNNFPSNVRSLLSTGMLDGVPVKYTAWSREKELQGVIKGCGYLCGCQSCDFSKVINAYEFERHAGCKTKHPNNHIYFENGKTIYGTVQELRSTPQNMLFEVIQTITGSPINQKSFRLWKESFLAATRELQRIYGKEEGKQLK from the exons ATGGCAAAGGGTACCGGGTGTTTAAACGAAGGTGAGGCACTGTATGATAATTCTTCTAGAATTGAGCCTAAGCGTTCTCATCAGTGGTTCATGGATGGTCCTGAGGTAGGGATATCCCCCAACAAGAAACAGGTTGTTGAAGTTCCAAACAACAATCTGTATTCGGGAATGTTAAATGCAAATGTTTCTCCGTGGGGAAATGTTCCTGGTTTTCACTCATTCTCTGGCCAATTCGCTGAAAGGTTGTTTGATTGTGAAATAGACCGGGCTGTGAAATTTGATGACACGAACATTCCGTCTGTTGGAACGGAAAAGATGAATTTGGCTAGAAAAGTTAATGAGGATCTATTTGGGAATGACTCCTCATTTGGTCTATCTATGTCCAATACACTAGAAGATCCTAGATCCAGTCCTAATTACGGTGGATTTAGAAAAGTCAAAGTTAGTGAGGTCAAGGACTCTGAGAATGGCATGCCCTTTTCAATAGGACAAACGTATATTCAGGCAGATAATGATGCCATGTTGGCGTCTCAATCTTACAAGGCCAAAGACAACTCAGCTTCCACGGGTCCCATTTATAAGAAAGGGGATGACAACTTCATATCCATGAGTGATACCTACAGCAGGGCAGATAACAGCTTCATATCAATGGGGCAACCCTTTAACAAAGGGGATGAAAGCATATCGTTTGGTCAATCATACAAGGAGAGCAATAACACCCTGTTAATGGGTCAGACATGCAATAAGAGTGACAATAATATCATTTCTATCGGCCAAACCTATAAGGTAGAGGAAAATACCATATCAACAGATAATTTCTACAATAAAGGGGAAGAGAGTACCATATCCGTTGGTCATGCGACTCATGCCTACAGCAAGGGTGACAACAATATGTTGTCAGTTGGGCACTCTTATAATAAGCGAGAGGGTACTATCATATCCTTTGGCGgatgtgatgatgatgatgtgaaTACCTCTGCAGTCTTTGGTTATGAACTTCTGATGGGTCAACCTTTTGTGAAAACAGAAACCGTGAATGAGAAAGAGTTGGGCAAATCAAATTCCGGTGCATTTGTTAATGTACCTCATATAACTGCTGGAAACGAAAATGTCCTGAAAAAGATAGTTGAACAGAAAACGTCTAAGAAGGTTCCTCCGAACAACTTCCCTTCAAATGTGCGAAGTTTGCTGTCAACAGGTATGCTGGATGGAGTTCCTGTAAAGTATACAGCCTGGTCGCGGGAG AAGGAGCTGCAGGGTGTTATCAAAGGTTGTGGGTATCTATGTGGCTGTCAGTCGTGCGACTTCTCAAAG GTAATCAATGCATATGAATTTGAGCGTCATGCTGGTTGCAAAACGAAACACCCAAATAATCACATATATTTTGAGAATGGTAAAACTATATATGGGACCGTTCAAGAGCTCAGGAGCACACCACAGAATATGCTGTTTGAAGTTATTCAGACTATTACTGGTTCGCCTATCAATCAGAAATCCTTTCGCCTTTGGAAAG AATCCTTTCTGGCAGCAACACGTGAACTTCAGCGTATATATGGCAAGGAAGAGGGGAAACAGCTTAAATGA
- the LOC137745487 gene encoding uncharacterized protein isoform X2, with translation MNHGLWMAKGTGCLNEGEALYDNSSRIEPKRSHQWFMDGPEVGISPNKKQVVEVPNNNLYSGMLNANVSPWGNVPGFHSFSGQFAERLFDCEIDRAVKFDDTNIPSVGTEKMNLARKVNEDLFGNDSSFGLSMSNTLEDPRSSPNYGGFRKVKVSEVKDSENGMPFSIGQTYIQADNDAMLASQSYKAKDNSASTGPIYKKGDDNFISMSDTYSRADNSFISMGQPFNKGDESISFGQSYKESNNTLLMGQTCNKSDNNIISIGQTYKVEENTISTDNFYNKGEESTISVGHATHAYSKGDNNMLSVGHSYNKREGTIISFGGCDDDDVNTSAVFGYELLMGQPFVKTETVNEKELGKSNSGAFVNVPHITAGNENVLKKIVEQKTSKKVPPNNFPSNVRSLLSTGMLDGVPVKYTAWSREKELQGVIKGCGYLCGCQSCDFSKVINAYEFERHAGCKTKHPNNHIYFENGKTIYGTVQELRSTPQNMLFEVIQTITGSPINQKSFRLWKESFLAATRELQRIYGKEEGKQLK, from the exons ATG AATCACGGCCTTTGGATGGCAAAGGGTACCGGGTGTTTAAACGAAGGTGAGGCACTGTATGATAATTCTTCTAGAATTGAGCCTAAGCGTTCTCATCAGTGGTTCATGGATGGTCCTGAGGTAGGGATATCCCCCAACAAGAAACAGGTTGTTGAAGTTCCAAACAACAATCTGTATTCGGGAATGTTAAATGCAAATGTTTCTCCGTGGGGAAATGTTCCTGGTTTTCACTCATTCTCTGGCCAATTCGCTGAAAGGTTGTTTGATTGTGAAATAGACCGGGCTGTGAAATTTGATGACACGAACATTCCGTCTGTTGGAACGGAAAAGATGAATTTGGCTAGAAAAGTTAATGAGGATCTATTTGGGAATGACTCCTCATTTGGTCTATCTATGTCCAATACACTAGAAGATCCTAGATCCAGTCCTAATTACGGTGGATTTAGAAAAGTCAAAGTTAGTGAGGTCAAGGACTCTGAGAATGGCATGCCCTTTTCAATAGGACAAACGTATATTCAGGCAGATAATGATGCCATGTTGGCGTCTCAATCTTACAAGGCCAAAGACAACTCAGCTTCCACGGGTCCCATTTATAAGAAAGGGGATGACAACTTCATATCCATGAGTGATACCTACAGCAGGGCAGATAACAGCTTCATATCAATGGGGCAACCCTTTAACAAAGGGGATGAAAGCATATCGTTTGGTCAATCATACAAGGAGAGCAATAACACCCTGTTAATGGGTCAGACATGCAATAAGAGTGACAATAATATCATTTCTATCGGCCAAACCTATAAGGTAGAGGAAAATACCATATCAACAGATAATTTCTACAATAAAGGGGAAGAGAGTACCATATCCGTTGGTCATGCGACTCATGCCTACAGCAAGGGTGACAACAATATGTTGTCAGTTGGGCACTCTTATAATAAGCGAGAGGGTACTATCATATCCTTTGGCGgatgtgatgatgatgatgtgaaTACCTCTGCAGTCTTTGGTTATGAACTTCTGATGGGTCAACCTTTTGTGAAAACAGAAACCGTGAATGAGAAAGAGTTGGGCAAATCAAATTCCGGTGCATTTGTTAATGTACCTCATATAACTGCTGGAAACGAAAATGTCCTGAAAAAGATAGTTGAACAGAAAACGTCTAAGAAGGTTCCTCCGAACAACTTCCCTTCAAATGTGCGAAGTTTGCTGTCAACAGGTATGCTGGATGGAGTTCCTGTAAAGTATACAGCCTGGTCGCGGGAG AAGGAGCTGCAGGGTGTTATCAAAGGTTGTGGGTATCTATGTGGCTGTCAGTCGTGCGACTTCTCAAAG GTAATCAATGCATATGAATTTGAGCGTCATGCTGGTTGCAAAACGAAACACCCAAATAATCACATATATTTTGAGAATGGTAAAACTATATATGGGACCGTTCAAGAGCTCAGGAGCACACCACAGAATATGCTGTTTGAAGTTATTCAGACTATTACTGGTTCGCCTATCAATCAGAAATCCTTTCGCCTTTGGAAAG AATCCTTTCTGGCAGCAACACGTGAACTTCAGCGTATATATGGCAAGGAAGAGGGGAAACAGCTTAAATGA
- the LOC137745487 gene encoding uncharacterized protein isoform X1 — MSFQNHGLWMAKGTGCLNEGEALYDNSSRIEPKRSHQWFMDGPEVGISPNKKQVVEVPNNNLYSGMLNANVSPWGNVPGFHSFSGQFAERLFDCEIDRAVKFDDTNIPSVGTEKMNLARKVNEDLFGNDSSFGLSMSNTLEDPRSSPNYGGFRKVKVSEVKDSENGMPFSIGQTYIQADNDAMLASQSYKAKDNSASTGPIYKKGDDNFISMSDTYSRADNSFISMGQPFNKGDESISFGQSYKESNNTLLMGQTCNKSDNNIISIGQTYKVEENTISTDNFYNKGEESTISVGHATHAYSKGDNNMLSVGHSYNKREGTIISFGGCDDDDVNTSAVFGYELLMGQPFVKTETVNEKELGKSNSGAFVNVPHITAGNENVLKKIVEQKTSKKVPPNNFPSNVRSLLSTGMLDGVPVKYTAWSREKELQGVIKGCGYLCGCQSCDFSKVINAYEFERHAGCKTKHPNNHIYFENGKTIYGTVQELRSTPQNMLFEVIQTITGSPINQKSFRLWKESFLAATRELQRIYGKEEGKQLK; from the exons ATG TCTTTTCAGAATCACGGCCTTTGGATGGCAAAGGGTACCGGGTGTTTAAACGAAGGTGAGGCACTGTATGATAATTCTTCTAGAATTGAGCCTAAGCGTTCTCATCAGTGGTTCATGGATGGTCCTGAGGTAGGGATATCCCCCAACAAGAAACAGGTTGTTGAAGTTCCAAACAACAATCTGTATTCGGGAATGTTAAATGCAAATGTTTCTCCGTGGGGAAATGTTCCTGGTTTTCACTCATTCTCTGGCCAATTCGCTGAAAGGTTGTTTGATTGTGAAATAGACCGGGCTGTGAAATTTGATGACACGAACATTCCGTCTGTTGGAACGGAAAAGATGAATTTGGCTAGAAAAGTTAATGAGGATCTATTTGGGAATGACTCCTCATTTGGTCTATCTATGTCCAATACACTAGAAGATCCTAGATCCAGTCCTAATTACGGTGGATTTAGAAAAGTCAAAGTTAGTGAGGTCAAGGACTCTGAGAATGGCATGCCCTTTTCAATAGGACAAACGTATATTCAGGCAGATAATGATGCCATGTTGGCGTCTCAATCTTACAAGGCCAAAGACAACTCAGCTTCCACGGGTCCCATTTATAAGAAAGGGGATGACAACTTCATATCCATGAGTGATACCTACAGCAGGGCAGATAACAGCTTCATATCAATGGGGCAACCCTTTAACAAAGGGGATGAAAGCATATCGTTTGGTCAATCATACAAGGAGAGCAATAACACCCTGTTAATGGGTCAGACATGCAATAAGAGTGACAATAATATCATTTCTATCGGCCAAACCTATAAGGTAGAGGAAAATACCATATCAACAGATAATTTCTACAATAAAGGGGAAGAGAGTACCATATCCGTTGGTCATGCGACTCATGCCTACAGCAAGGGTGACAACAATATGTTGTCAGTTGGGCACTCTTATAATAAGCGAGAGGGTACTATCATATCCTTTGGCGgatgtgatgatgatgatgtgaaTACCTCTGCAGTCTTTGGTTATGAACTTCTGATGGGTCAACCTTTTGTGAAAACAGAAACCGTGAATGAGAAAGAGTTGGGCAAATCAAATTCCGGTGCATTTGTTAATGTACCTCATATAACTGCTGGAAACGAAAATGTCCTGAAAAAGATAGTTGAACAGAAAACGTCTAAGAAGGTTCCTCCGAACAACTTCCCTTCAAATGTGCGAAGTTTGCTGTCAACAGGTATGCTGGATGGAGTTCCTGTAAAGTATACAGCCTGGTCGCGGGAG AAGGAGCTGCAGGGTGTTATCAAAGGTTGTGGGTATCTATGTGGCTGTCAGTCGTGCGACTTCTCAAAG GTAATCAATGCATATGAATTTGAGCGTCATGCTGGTTGCAAAACGAAACACCCAAATAATCACATATATTTTGAGAATGGTAAAACTATATATGGGACCGTTCAAGAGCTCAGGAGCACACCACAGAATATGCTGTTTGAAGTTATTCAGACTATTACTGGTTCGCCTATCAATCAGAAATCCTTTCGCCTTTGGAAAG AATCCTTTCTGGCAGCAACACGTGAACTTCAGCGTATATATGGCAAGGAAGAGGGGAAACAGCTTAAATGA
- the LOC137745361 gene encoding type I inositol polyphosphate 5-phosphatase 8-like produces the protein MRTNGGKISKPSWPKVVARKWLNIPIKGDEFHSDYSPKYETGRGKNCSDQDHYVVVQDDFSDGCKLMGERTQRQSCGMEPATVTDDLNLKMFVGTWNVGGKSPQDDVNLREWLKSPTPADVYVLGFQEIVPLNAGNVLGTEDKGPAAKWLSLIREALSKNDPGQLDKQGKPRLSFSDLLSLEDELSSADFERLLNLNPASTSSGENSPTSPVMCQCKGNSPTEGNRYCLSASKQMVGIFMCVWVRADLCRHISNKKVSCVGRGLMGYLGNKGSISISMTLHGTTFCFVCAHLTSGEKEGDEMRRNSDVMEILKKTRFSHSCRTKGQRLPPNSILDHDKVIWLGDLNYRLAAACCGDTDELLKKHDWQALLQKDQLRIEQQAGRVFKGWEEGRIYFAPTYKYLANSDHYVAQSSKSRDKRRTPAWCDRILWKGEGLKQMSYVRGESKFSDHRPVSSLFSVQLDLAAKKKLNSCMLKSSAKVQAEELLLLTEPKAA, from the exons ATGAGGACCAACGGTGGGAAGATATCCAAG CCTTCGTGGCCGAAAGTGGTGGCGAGGAAATGGCTTAACATACCAATCAAGGGGGATGAGTTTCATTCCGATTACTCTCCGAAAT ATGAGACTGGGAGAGGGAAGAACTGCTCGGACCAAGACCACTACGTCGTCGTACAGGACGATTTTTCAG ATGGATGCAAGTTGATGGGGGAAAGAACCCAGAGACAAAGTTGTGGAATGGAGCCGGCGACTGTCACTGATGATCTCAATCTCAA GATGTTCGTAGGGACATGGAATGTTGGAGGCAAATCACCCCAGGACGACGTGAACTTGAGGGAATGGCTGAAATCTCCTACTCCTGCAGACGTCTATGTTCTTGG GTTCCAGGAAATTGTCCCTTTGAACGCCGGGAATGTATTGGGCACGGAAGATAAGGGCCCAGCTGCCAAGTGGCTGTCCCTGATTCGCGAGGCACTGAGCAAGAATGACCCTGGACAGCTTGACAAGCAAGGCAAGCCTAGGCTCAGCTTCTCCGACTTGCTTTCTTTAGAAGATGAGCTTAGCAGTGCAGATTTTGAGAGACTTCTCAATTTGAATCCGGCGTCGACTTCAAGTGGAGAAAACTCACCAACCTCGCCAGTGATGTGTCAGTGCAAAGGCAATAGTCCAACGGAAGGAAATCGTTACTGCCTATCAGCAAGCAAGCAGATGGTTGGAATTTTCATGTGCGTGTGGGTTCGTGCGGATCTTTGTAGACACATTAGCAACAAGAAGGTCTCGTGTGTTGGTAGAGGCTTAATGGGATACCTTGGAAACAAG GGTTCAATATCAATCAGCATGACATTGCACGGAACAAcgttttgttttgtgtgtgcACATTTAACCTCTGGGGAGAAAGAAGGGGATGAGATGAGAAGGAACTCAGATGTCATGGAAATCTTAAAGAAAACAAGATTTTCTCATTCATGTAGAACAAAGGGACAACGGCTTCCTCCCAATAGCATTTTAGACCATGA CAAGGTTATTTGGCTCGGGGATTTAAATTATCGGCTAGCAGCTGCTTGCTGCGGCGACACAGATGAACTGTTAAAGAAGCATGATTGGCAGGCACTTCTACAGAAAGATCAG CTAAGGATAGAACAACAAGCAGGTCGAGTTTTTAAAGGGTGGGAGGAAGGGAGGATATATTTTGCTCCAACCTACAAGTACCTAGCTAATTCTGATCATTATGTTGCCCAAAGTTCTAAATCTAGAGATAAGAGACGCACTCCAGCCTG GTGTGACAGGATTTTATGGAAGGGGGAAGGGCTTAAACAAATGTCTTATGTGAGAGGGGAATCGAAATTCTCAGACCACAGACCGGTTTCTTCGCTGTTTTCAGTCCAGTTAGACTTGGCTGCCAAGAAAAAGCTCAACTCTTGCATGCTCAAGTCATCAGCCAAAGTTCAGGCGGAAGAGCTTTTGCTGCTCACGGAACCAAAAGCTGCTTAG